A stretch of Triticum aestivum cultivar Chinese Spring chromosome 1D, IWGSC CS RefSeq v2.1, whole genome shotgun sequence DNA encodes these proteins:
- the LOC123171211 gene encoding cytosolic sulfotransferase 13: MAHVLEQKLEPSCLGDALTARNDADNLAELIPSLPVEKRLVPPPADMQRRQYRGYWFPEWHLSALAAARDHFEPKPTDIFLVSCPKSGTTWLKSLAFATVHRDVHPPSGREHPLLHKNPHDCVKFIHTIYRQPVDVVRDIVEAYPSPRIFGSHFPLSLLPERINGDGCGCRIVYICQDPKDVVVSWWWFMRTYLPNPEQVRFEEVFDLFCEGRTGAGPYWRHALEHWEESRRRPDKVLFLRYEEMLRDPQCNLRRLAEFLGCAFSEAEEKAGVLDAILELCSLGELKKLEVNQSGNKIKDEPMMNHSFFRKGVSGDWINHMTPEMAARLDAIVEQALQGTGFNFGISMPQ, encoded by the coding sequence ATGGCCCATGTACTAGAGCAAAAACTCGAGCCTAGTTGCCTCGGTGACGCGCTGACGGCAAGGAATGATGCGGACAACCTCGCTGAGCTCATCCCGTCGCTGCCCGTCGAGAAGCGGTTAGTGCCGCCGCCCGCCGACATGCAGAGGCGACAGTACCGTGGGTACTGGTTCCCCGAGTGGCACCTGTCAGCCCTGGCGGCAGCCCGCGATCACTTCGAGCCCAAGCCAACGGACATCTTCCTGGTGAGCTGCCCCAAGTCTGGCACCACCTGGCTTAAATCGCTCGCCTTCGCCACTGTGCACCGGGACGTCCACCCGCCATCCGGCCGGGAGCACCCTCTGCTCCACAAAAACCCGCATGACTGCGTCAAATTCATCCACACAATCTATCGGCAACCGGTCGACGTTGTGCGGGACATCGTCGAGGCGTACCCTTCCCCGCGTATCTTCGGCTCCCACTTCCCATTGTCCTTGCTGCCGGAGCGCATCAATGGCGATGGCTGCGGGTGCCGGATCGTCTACATCTGCCAGGATCCCAAGGACGTGGTCGTCTCGTGGTGGTGGTTCATGCGCACCTACCTCCCAAACCCCGAGCAGGTCCGGTTCGAGGAGGTCTTCGATTTGTTCTGCGAGGGCCGCACAGGGGCGGGCCCTTATTGGCGCCACGCCCTCGAGCATTGGGAGGAGAGCAGAAGAAGGCCCGACAAGGTGTTGTTCCTAAGGTATGAGGAGATGCTACGAGACCCACAGTGCAATCTTAGGAGGCTGGCGGAGTTTTTGGGGTGCGCATTCtccgaggcggaggagaaggccgGCGTCCTAGACGCCATCTTGGAGTTGTGCAGCCTCGGCGAGCTAAAGAAGCTGGAGGTGAACCAAAGTGGCAACAAGATTAAGGACGAACCCATGATGAACCATTCCTTCTTCAGGAAGGGCGTGTCCGGTGACTGGATCAACCACATGACGCCGGAGATGGCGGCAAGGCTCGATGCAATCGTCGAACAGGCGCTGCAAGGCACGGGATTTAACTTTGGCATCTCCATGCCACAGTAA